In the Moraxella osloensis genome, one interval contains:
- a CDS encoding DUF423 domain-containing protein, translated as MNWISVGAINMAVAVACGAFAAHGLKPRLSAEQMAWWQTGTQYFFYHALGLLIVGMLLRINLTSPTIAWVMQLGIVLFTGSLYLMALGMPRWLGAITPIGGTLFIIAWIWLAISVAKHTSSV; from the coding sequence ATGAATTGGATAAGTGTTGGCGCGATAAATATGGCAGTGGCGGTCGCCTGTGGGGCGTTTGCCGCACATGGGCTTAAACCGCGTTTGTCAGCCGAGCAGATGGCTTGGTGGCAGACAGGTACGCAGTACTTTTTTTATCACGCGCTTGGGTTGTTGATTGTTGGTATGTTATTGCGTATAAACCTCACATCGCCTACTATCGCGTGGGTGATGCAATTGGGTATTGTGCTTTTTACAGGTTCGCTATATTTGATGGCTTTGGGTATGCCACGTTGGCTCGGGGCAATTACCCCGATTGGCGGCACGCTGTTTATTATTGCATGGATTTGGCTTGCGATCAGTGTTGCTAAGCACACTTCATCAGTTTAA
- the thiS gene encoding sulfur carrier protein ThiS yields the protein MPQVTLNGDIKQTLHQNLLLLLDEMGQTQGRFAVEINGELIPKSELANVTLQDGMSIEVVQAVGGG from the coding sequence ATGCCACAAGTGACTTTAAATGGTGACATCAAACAAACGTTACACCAAAATCTCTTACTACTATTGGATGAAATGGGGCAAACCCAGGGTCGTTTTGCTGTTGAAATCAATGGTGAATTGATTCCAAAAAGCGAATTGGCAAATGTCACCTTGCAAGATGGTATGAGCATTGAAGTGGTGCAAGCGGTAGGTGGTGGCTAA
- a CDS encoding cation:proton antiporter → MALLATYSWYTGMLEHYNLILLFLGLAFLIGAFFPVLPRKLSISLPMIQITFGALLGYFFMGLPRINPLNYGVPIEKVTEVVVLISLVGCGIKLDSPLNWKTWQPTLRLLVIVMPVGIAAMALMGHYIFGLSMAAAILLGAVLAPTDPVLAASIQVGPPNSERQEDVTRFTLTSEAGLNDGLAFPFVYLAIAIATAASLNQGFGAEDWLHWLGYDVLWRIIAGVAAGYCVGKFLANWLFTKAYPDKVEQSYMVLALMLLAYSITEFVHGYGFIAVFVAALTFRRSECEHKYHEGLHDFAEQIEGLLMSLVMVFLGLLVGQALASDVTLSWQVYVVCLAFIFLIRPIVGYFSLGKLGMSRNERWVTAGLGIRGIGTLYYIAYAMNKGVFTSDEALKIWVICVVMIAMSVFLHGLTANRLLAMTKN, encoded by the coding sequence ATGGCTCTTTTAGCAACTTACTCTTGGTACACAGGTATGCTTGAACACTATAATTTGATTTTACTTTTTTTAGGGTTGGCATTTTTAATCGGGGCATTTTTTCCTGTGCTACCGCGCAAGCTTTCAATATCCCTGCCTATGATACAAATTACCTTTGGCGCACTGCTAGGGTATTTTTTTATGGGGCTGCCTAGAATTAATCCGCTTAATTATGGCGTTCCTATCGAGAAAGTTACAGAAGTGGTGGTGCTGATTTCGTTGGTCGGTTGTGGTATCAAACTTGATAGTCCGCTCAATTGGAAAACTTGGCAACCGACCTTAAGGTTGTTGGTGATTGTGATGCCAGTGGGTATCGCCGCGATGGCATTGATGGGGCATTATATTTTTGGACTCAGTATGGCGGCGGCTATTTTGCTCGGTGCGGTGCTAGCGCCAACCGACCCTGTATTAGCGGCAAGCATCCAAGTCGGTCCACCCAACTCCGAACGACAAGAAGATGTGACCCGATTTACCCTCACCTCTGAGGCGGGTCTCAATGATGGACTGGCATTTCCGTTTGTGTATTTAGCAATTGCCATTGCTACCGCTGCGTCACTCAATCAGGGTTTTGGTGCAGAAGATTGGCTGCATTGGTTGGGTTATGATGTGTTATGGCGAATCATTGCAGGGGTGGCTGCGGGTTACTGTGTCGGTAAGTTTTTGGCAAACTGGCTATTTACCAAGGCATATCCCGATAAAGTCGAGCAAAGTTATATGGTGTTAGCCTTGATGTTACTGGCTTATAGCATCACAGAGTTTGTGCATGGTTATGGTTTTATTGCCGTATTTGTCGCCGCGTTAACCTTTCGGCGCTCAGAATGTGAACATAAATATCATGAAGGCTTGCATGATTTTGCTGAGCAAATTGAAGGTTTGCTGATGTCGCTTGTGATGGTATTTTTGGGACTATTGGTGGGTCAAGCGTTAGCGAGTGATGTTACTCTTAGCTGGCAAGTGTATGTGGTATGTTTGGCGTTTATATTTTTGATACGTCCCATCGTGGGTTATTTTAGTCTAGGTAAACTGGGAATGAGCCGCAATGAACGCTGGGTAACGGCAGGACTAGGCATTCGCGGGATTGGTACATTGTATTATATCGCCTATGCGATGAATAAAGGCGTATTTACCAGTGATGAAGCGTTAAAGATTTGGGTGATTTGTGTGGTAATGATTGCAATGTCGGTGTTTTTACATGGGCTAACCGCCAATCGTTTATTAGCCATGACCAAAAATTAG